In one window of Helianthus annuus cultivar XRQ/B chromosome 17, HanXRQr2.0-SUNRISE, whole genome shotgun sequence DNA:
- the LOC110882297 gene encoding uncharacterized protein LOC110882297: MLGDRFNVKYCLTMKGSLHVMEKYFHKKVCSNPLISFLSFRAGYPCTSMLTGLHYVWQLRLFKIKGLLCCSFCHMFDERVQGYIMLLLELLRTREAMSHQISMFEVLPRKQLSNKIFMHRLKS, translated from the exons ATGCTTGGTGATCGTTTTAACGTGAAATATTGTCTCACTATGAAGGGATCTCTTCATGTTATGGAGAAGTACTTCCATAAAAAG GTTTGCTCCAATCCCCTCATCAGCTTTCTATCATTTAGGGCTGGTTATCCCTGCACCAGTATGCTAACAGGCTTGCATTATGTTTGGCAACTAAG ACTTTTCAAAATAAAGGGCTTGCTTTGTTGCTCCTTCTGTCACATGTTCGATGAAAGGGTTCAAGGTTATATTATG CTTTTACTTGAGCTATTGCGAACGCGGGAAGCGATGTCTCACCAAATTTCCATGTTTGAG GTGCTACCAAGGAAGCAATTGTCTAACAAGATTTTTATGCATAG ATTGAAAAGTTGA